One genomic window of Motacilla alba alba isolate MOTALB_02 chromosome 1, Motacilla_alba_V1.0_pri, whole genome shotgun sequence includes the following:
- the FBXL3 gene encoding F-box/LRR-repeat protein 3 isoform X1 codes for MKRGRKTNEANSSSSEDTTEKESKRHKIAEKKTTAVQSPDWANLLQDIILQVFQYLPLLDRAHASQVCRSWNQVFHMPDLWRCFEFELNQPATSNLRTTHPELIKQIIKRHSNHLQYVSFKVDSSKESAEAACDILSQLVNCSLKTLGLISTARPSFMDLPKSHFISALTVVFVNSKSLSSLKIDDTPVDDPSLKVLVANNSDTLKLLKMSSCPHVSPAGILCVADQCHGLRELALNYHLLSDELLLALSSEKHVRLEHLRIDVVSENPGQTQFHTIQKSSWDAFIKHSPKVNLVMYFFLYEEEFDPFFRYEIPVTHLYFGRSVSKDVLGRVGMTCPRLVELVVCANGLRPLDEELICIAERCKYLSAVGLGECEVSCSAFVEFVKMCGGRLSQLSIMEEVLIPDQKYSLEQIHWEVSKHLGRVWFPDMMPTW; via the exons ATGAAACGAGGAAGGAAAACTAATGAGGCCAACAGCAGTTCATCTGAAGACACGACTGAGAAGGAATCCAAGAGACACAAGattgcagagaagaaaaccacAGCTGTGCAGAGTCCTGACTGGGCAAACCTGCTCCAAGACATTATCCTGCAGGTGTTCCAGTACCTGCCACTTCTGGATCGTGCTCATGCATCCCAggtctgcaggagctggaaccAAGTGTTTCATATGCCTGATCTCTGGAGGTGCTTTGAGTTTGAGCTGAATCAACCAGCCACATCAAACCTGAGGACTACACACCCCGAACTAATCAAGCAAATAATAAAGAGGCATTCCAATCACCTGCAGTATGTTAGCTTCAAG gTGGACAGTAGCAAGGAATCTGCAGAAGCAGCTTGTGATATTTTATCACAGCTTGTGAATTGCTCTCTGAAAACACTTGGGCTAATTTCAACTGCCCGGCCAAGCTTCATGGATTTACCAAAg tctcactTTATTTCTGCACTGACAGTGGTGTTTGTGAACTCCAAATCCCTCTCTTCACTTAAGATTGATGACACACCCGTAGATGATCCGTCTCTCAAGGTTCTGGTGGCTAATAACAGCGACACACTCAAACTGTTGAAAATGAGCAGCTGTCCTCATGTTTCTCCAGCTG GTATCCTTTGTGTGGCTGACCAGTGCCACGGCTTGCGTGAGCTGGCGCTGAACTACCACCTGCTGAGTGATGAGCTGCTGCTTGCTCTGTCTTCGGAGAAACACGTCCGGTTAGAACACTTGCGCATTGATGTGGTCAGTGAAAATCCCGGACAGACTCAGTTCCACACGATTCAGAAGAGCAGCTGGGACGCTTTCATCAAGCATTCTCCCAAAGTAAATTTAGTCATGTACTTTTTCTTGTATGAGGAGGAGTTTGACCCGTTCTTTCGTTACGAGATACCCGTCACTCACCTGTACTTCGGAAGGTCGGTCAGCAAGGACGTGCTCGGCCGCGTTGGGATGACGTGCCCGCGGTTGGTTGAACTGGTGGTGTGTGCCAATGGATTGCGGCCGCTGGACGAGGAGCTGATCTGCATCGCCGAGCGGTGCAAGTACCTGTCGGCCGTGGGCCTCGGAGAATGTGAAGTCTCTTGCAGTGCCTTTGTGGAGTTCGTGAAGATGTGTGGCGGGCGCCTCTCTCAGCTCTCTATTATGGAGGAAGTGCTGATTCCTGATCAGAAATACAGCTTAGAGCAGATTCATTGGGAGGTTTCAAAGCATCTTGGTAGAGTCTGGTTCCCAGACATGATGCCCACTTGGTAA
- the FBXL3 gene encoding F-box/LRR-repeat protein 3 isoform X2 — protein sequence MKRGRKTNEANSSSSEDTTEKESKRHKIAEKKTTAVQSPDWANLLQDIILQVFQYLPLLDRAHASQVCRSWNQVFHMPDLWRCFEFELNQPATSNLRTTHPELIKQIIKRHSNHLQYVSFKSHFISALTVVFVNSKSLSSLKIDDTPVDDPSLKVLVANNSDTLKLLKMSSCPHVSPAGILCVADQCHGLRELALNYHLLSDELLLALSSEKHVRLEHLRIDVVSENPGQTQFHTIQKSSWDAFIKHSPKVNLVMYFFLYEEEFDPFFRYEIPVTHLYFGRSVSKDVLGRVGMTCPRLVELVVCANGLRPLDEELICIAERCKYLSAVGLGECEVSCSAFVEFVKMCGGRLSQLSIMEEVLIPDQKYSLEQIHWEVSKHLGRVWFPDMMPTW from the exons ATGAAACGAGGAAGGAAAACTAATGAGGCCAACAGCAGTTCATCTGAAGACACGACTGAGAAGGAATCCAAGAGACACAAGattgcagagaagaaaaccacAGCTGTGCAGAGTCCTGACTGGGCAAACCTGCTCCAAGACATTATCCTGCAGGTGTTCCAGTACCTGCCACTTCTGGATCGTGCTCATGCATCCCAggtctgcaggagctggaaccAAGTGTTTCATATGCCTGATCTCTGGAGGTGCTTTGAGTTTGAGCTGAATCAACCAGCCACATCAAACCTGAGGACTACACACCCCGAACTAATCAAGCAAATAATAAAGAGGCATTCCAATCACCTGCAGTATGTTAGCTTCAAG tctcactTTATTTCTGCACTGACAGTGGTGTTTGTGAACTCCAAATCCCTCTCTTCACTTAAGATTGATGACACACCCGTAGATGATCCGTCTCTCAAGGTTCTGGTGGCTAATAACAGCGACACACTCAAACTGTTGAAAATGAGCAGCTGTCCTCATGTTTCTCCAGCTG GTATCCTTTGTGTGGCTGACCAGTGCCACGGCTTGCGTGAGCTGGCGCTGAACTACCACCTGCTGAGTGATGAGCTGCTGCTTGCTCTGTCTTCGGAGAAACACGTCCGGTTAGAACACTTGCGCATTGATGTGGTCAGTGAAAATCCCGGACAGACTCAGTTCCACACGATTCAGAAGAGCAGCTGGGACGCTTTCATCAAGCATTCTCCCAAAGTAAATTTAGTCATGTACTTTTTCTTGTATGAGGAGGAGTTTGACCCGTTCTTTCGTTACGAGATACCCGTCACTCACCTGTACTTCGGAAGGTCGGTCAGCAAGGACGTGCTCGGCCGCGTTGGGATGACGTGCCCGCGGTTGGTTGAACTGGTGGTGTGTGCCAATGGATTGCGGCCGCTGGACGAGGAGCTGATCTGCATCGCCGAGCGGTGCAAGTACCTGTCGGCCGTGGGCCTCGGAGAATGTGAAGTCTCTTGCAGTGCCTTTGTGGAGTTCGTGAAGATGTGTGGCGGGCGCCTCTCTCAGCTCTCTATTATGGAGGAAGTGCTGATTCCTGATCAGAAATACAGCTTAGAGCAGATTCATTGGGAGGTTTCAAAGCATCTTGGTAGAGTCTGGTTCCCAGACATGATGCCCACTTGGTAA